Proteins encoded together in one Anopheles darlingi chromosome 3, idAnoDarlMG_H_01, whole genome shotgun sequence window:
- the LOC125956242 gene encoding 14-3-3 protein zeta isoform X1: MSTVDKEELVQKAKLAEQSERYDDMAQAMKSVTETGVELSNEERNLLSVAYKNVVGARRSSWRVISSIEQKTESSARKQQLAREYRERVEKELREICYEVLGLLDKFLIPKASNPESKVFYLKMKGDYYRYLAEVATGETRHTVVDDSQAAYQDAFEISKGKMQPTHPIRLGLALNFSVFYYEILNSPDKACQLAKQAFDDAIAELDTLNEDSYKDSTLIMQLLRDNLTLWTSDTQGDGDEPQEGGDN, encoded by the exons ATGTCTACCGTCGACAAGGAAGAGCTAGTTCAGAAGGCAAAACTAGCCGAACAATCTGAACG ATATGATGATATGGCACAGGCAATGAAATCAGTAACAGAAACTGGTGTTGAATTGTCAAACGAAGAGAGGAACCTGCTGTCCGTCGCTTACAAGAACGTTGTCGGTGCACGAAG ATCGTCGTGGCGAGTTATATCGTCCATCGAACAGAAAACCGAATCCTCTGCCCGCAAACAACAACTAGCCCGCGAGTACCGAGAACGAGTTGAGAAGGAACTGAGGGAAATATGCTATGAAGTGTTG GGTCTACTGGATAAATTCTTAATTCCCAAAGCTAGTAATCCAGAGAGTAAGGTGTTTTATCTCAAAATGAAAGGAGATTACTACCGATACCTAGCTGAAGTAGCCACTGGTGAAACACGGCATA CCGTAGTCGACGATTCCCAAGCTGCGTACCAGGATGCCTTTGAAATTAGTAAAGGCAAAATGCAACCAACACACCCTATTCGGTTGGGTCTTGCGCTTAATTTCTCAGTCTTCTATTATGAGATCTTAAATTCTCCCGACAAAGCCTGCCAGCTGGCTAAACAG GCATTCGATGATGCGATTGCTGAGCTGGACACACTGAACGAGGATTCCTATAAAGATTCGACACTCATCATGCAGTTGCTGCGAGACAACCTTACGCTGTGGACGTCCGATACCCAGGGTGACGGGGATGAGCCACAAGAAGGAGGCGATAACTAA
- the LOC125956242 gene encoding 14-3-3 protein zeta isoform X2 — translation MSTVDKEELVQKAKLAEQSERYDDMAQAMKSVTETGVELSNEERNLLSVAYKNVVGARRSSWRVISSIEQKTESSARKQQLAREYRERVEKELREICYEVLGLLDKFLIPKASNPESKVFYLKMKGDYYRYLAEVATGETRHTVVEDSQKSYQEAFDIAKSKMQPTHPIRLGLALNFSVFYYEIINSPARACHLAKQAFDDAIAELDTLNEDSYKDSTLIMQLLRDNLTLWTSDTQGDGDEPQEGGDN, via the exons ATGTCTACCGTCGACAAGGAAGAGCTAGTTCAGAAGGCAAAACTAGCCGAACAATCTGAACG ATATGATGATATGGCACAGGCAATGAAATCAGTAACAGAAACTGGTGTTGAATTGTCAAACGAAGAGAGGAACCTGCTGTCCGTCGCTTACAAGAACGTTGTCGGTGCACGAAG ATCGTCGTGGCGAGTTATATCGTCCATCGAACAGAAAACCGAATCCTCTGCCCGCAAACAACAACTAGCCCGCGAGTACCGAGAACGAGTTGAGAAGGAACTGAGGGAAATATGCTATGAAGTGTTG GGTCTACTGGATAAATTCTTAATTCCCAAAGCTAGTAATCCAGAGAGTAAGGTGTTTTATCTCAAAATGAAAGGAGATTACTACCGATACCTAGCTGAAGTAGCCACTGGTGAAACACGGCATA CCGTGGTAGAAGATTCCCAGAAATCGTATCAGGAAGCGTTCGATATTGCAAAATCAAAGATGCAACCAACGCATCCAATTCGGTTAGGTCTTGCATTAAATTTTTCTGTCTTTTACTATGAAATCATTAACTCTCCGGCACGGGCCTGTCACTTGGCAAAGCAg GCATTCGATGATGCGATTGCTGAGCTGGACACACTGAACGAGGATTCCTATAAAGATTCGACACTCATCATGCAGTTGCTGCGAGACAACCTTACGCTGTGGACGTCCGATACCCAGGGTGACGGGGATGAGCCACAAGAAGGAGGCGATAACTAA